From Solanum lycopersicum chromosome 8, SLM_r2.1, the proteins below share one genomic window:
- the LOC138337634 gene encoding uncharacterized protein — MLQFQHYFFLNAWNAYYGIKGDLSKEVLDEMIIDYINGYKMLAYAPWHTVDDVFIPVNLEGRLHWILIVISFNDRCIKVYDSINNSLHHSFVVNHIKKYAQLIPMYLVKSHFYQKKGLDIASHHRYQGHTVYDSFEIVYVEDLPQQPTASLDCGVYVASYAEFLSERKDIPAVLDPEEIRLRYGALLWNYGNQKIQAGAASDIEAPLKPVRNRTQNNSSERITIQ; from the exons ATGTTGCAATTTCAAcactatttttttctaaatgctTGGAATGCATATTATGGAATAAAAGGTGACCTTTCTAAGGAAGTGttagacgagatgattattgattatattaatgGATACAAGATGCTAGCGTATGCACCATGGCACACAGTCGATGATGTATTCATCCCGGTTAACTTAGAAGGCAGGTTACATTGGATTCTGATTGTCATATCTTTCAATGATCGATGCATCAAGGTGTATGACTCAATCAACAATTCTCTTCACCACTCATTTGTTGTCAATCACATCAAGAAGTATGCACAGCTTATACCAATGTATCTTGTAAAGTCTCATTTCTATCAAAAGAAAGGTCTGGATATTGCAAGCCACCATCGATATCAAGGTCATACCGTATATGATTCATTCGAAATTGTATATGTGGAAGACCTTCCCCAACAACCAACTGCTAGTTT ggaCTGTGGAGTGTATGTTGCGTCATACGCGGAgttcttgagtgagaggaaagACATTCCAGCAGTCTTAGACCCAGAAGAAATTCGCCTTAGATACGGTGCATTGTTGTGGAATTACGGCAATCAAAAGATACAAGCTGGAGCTGCCAGTGATATTGAAGCGCCTTTAAAACCCGTTAGGAATCGCACACAAAACAACAGTTCTGAAAGGATTACAATCCAGTAG
- the LOC109120873 gene encoding uncharacterized protein, translating to MGSLDILVMHSGKWDDTNCYVDYTIEGVVFKEQSTFLDFYTTIAKQIGVDLNNKTLKIEYKVEESNKRMVIHNDMGVRVYVMLKKANIDFNKFPICITFLDSCDRQISQCKEMGVLATVAENDCHDMIVVEPEDINVACLSIDTTWVISDESNKHVEVDQVYKDKSILKAVMERYAIKERFQYKTTRSNSISYTLECFSKGCEWLMKASNINKSGMFRIRAFNRKHTCPLNDRVYSQRHVTSNLIGGIMKPKFVDHKRKYTPADLRKDVKIDLGVDVNYMKAWRAREKALKALRGTPAASYAKLPAYLYMMDITYPGSHIRMKKSTNNEFLYLFVALNTFIQGFNHCRPVVVVDGSHLRGPYNGTFVAASTTDSAGHIFPLAYGIIDSENDAAWTWFFEQLKEAYGERSNMCVVSDRNESIIKAITNVYSNVPHYACMWHLWNNVQKKFRKSHEKLSGVFYTMAKACTKNEFDMLMETVEKEDIRVKEYLDKAGYEKWALCYAQVHRG from the exons ATGGGCTCATTAGATATTTTGGTTATGCATTCTGGAAAATGGGACGATACAAATTGTTACGTTGATTATACTATAGAGGGAGTAGTTTTTAAGGAACAATCAacgtttcttgatttttatactACTATTGCAAAACAGATTGGTGTTGATTTGAATAATAAGACTTTGAAGATTGAGTACAAGGTTGAAGAAAGCAATAAACGAATGGTTATACACAATGACATGGGTGTCAGGGTGTACGTAATGCTAAAAAAGGCGAACAttgattttaacaaatttcCTATTTGTATAACTTTTTTGGATTCATGTGATAGACAGATTTCTCAGTGTAAAGAGATGGGGGTGTTGGCAACTGTTGCAGAAAATGATTGTCatgatatgattgttgttgAACCGGAGGATATAAATGTTGCATGTTTATCGATTGATACAACTTGGGTGATTTCAGACGAATCTAATAAGCATGTTGAGGTTGATCAAGTATACAAGGACAAATCAATTTTGAAAGCAGTCATGGAAAGATATGCGATTAAAGAGAGATTTCAGTATAAAACTACTCGGTCAAATTCAATAAG TTACACTCTGGAATGTTTTTCTAAAGGATGTGAATGGTTAATGAAGGCCTCTAATATCAACAAATCTGGAATGTTCAGAATTCGAGCATTCAACCGAAAGCATACATGTCCTTTAAACGATAGAGTTTATTCGCAAAGACATGTAACTAGCAATTTAATAGGAGGGATTATGAAACCTAAATTTGTAGATCATAAACGTAAATATACACCAGCTGATCTAAGAAAGGATGTTAAGATTGATCTAGGAGTTGATGTTAACTATATGAAGGCTTGGAGGGCCAGGGAGAAAGCATTAAAAGCTTTGAGGGGTACACCAGCTGCATCATATGCAAAGTTACCTGCGTATTTGTATATGATGGATATCACTTACCCGGGGTCTCATATACGTATGAAAAAGAGTACGAATAATGAGTTCTTGTATCTATTTGTTGCATTGAATACATTTATTCAAGGATTCAATCATTGTAGACCAGTAGTCGTGGTGGATGGTAGTCATCTGAGAGGTCCATATAATGGTACATTTGTTGCAGCAAGCACGACAGATAGCGcag GACATATATTTCCACTTGCGTATGGTATTATCGATTCAGAAAATGATGCTGCGTGGACTTGGTTTTTTGAGCAACTTAAAGAAGCATACGGTGAGAGGAGTAACATGTGTGTTGTGTCTGATAGAAATGAGAGCATTATAAAGGCTATTACAAATGTATACAGTAATGTCCCACACTATGCTTGTATGTGGCATTTATGGAATAACGTTCAGAAAAAGTTTAGAAAATCTCATGAGAAGTTATCTGGTGTATTCTATACAATGGCAAAAGCTTGCACAAAGAATGAATTTGATATGTTAATGGAGACTgtagaaaaagaagatataaGAGTGAAAGAGTATTTGGATAAAGCTGGATATGAAAAATGGGCTCTTTGTTATGCACAAGTACATAGAGGATGA